One genomic segment of Erysipelotrichaceae bacterium 66202529 includes these proteins:
- a CDS encoding sporulation protein yields MWNAFLLVIALSLDSFLASLAYGGEHIRIPWKSAILISSIGVLFLSLSLYTAAFIQQFIPPYICRMISFVIFFMIGISSLFQGTIKSFLGTYKRKKLSFEYSGISFVLDIYLDETKADADHSKLLSLKEALYLAIALSIDSLASGFALGISIIQPLPVLIISFCIGILAILCGSFLGSRMLSLKECRLSWLSGVLFLILAFSRIL; encoded by the coding sequence ATGTGGAATGCCTTTTTACTTGTCATTGCTCTGAGTCTGGACAGCTTTCTGGCCTCTCTTGCTTATGGCGGGGAACATATCCGCATACCGTGGAAATCCGCTATACTCATATCATCCATCGGTGTGCTGTTTCTGTCATTGTCATTGTACACTGCTGCGTTTATTCAGCAGTTTATACCACCGTATATCTGCCGTATGATTTCCTTTGTAATTTTCTTTATGATTGGAATCAGCTCTCTCTTCCAGGGAACGATCAAATCTTTTCTTGGGACATATAAGCGCAAAAAGCTCAGTTTTGAATACAGCGGCATATCGTTTGTTCTGGATATATATCTGGATGAGACAAAGGCGGATGCGGATCACAGTAAGCTGCTGTCACTGAAGGAGGCACTGTATCTGGCTATTGCATTATCTATCGATTCTCTTGCGAGTGGATTTGCATTGGGAATCAGCATTATACAGCCGTTGCCTGTTTTGATTATCAGCTTTTGTATCGGGATACTGGCAATCCTTTGTGGGTCATTTCTGGGGAGCAGAATGCTGTCACTGAAGGAGTGCAGGCTTTCCTGGCTAAGTGGTGTACTGTTTCTGATTCTGGCATTTTCCAGGATTTTATAG
- a CDS encoding DUF3795 domain-containing protein: protein MKGFEREDQLFSLCGLNCGLCSMQLSGYCPGCGGGPGNQSCSIARCAMEQEAVVTYCYECTKFPCKRYAEADLYDSFITHRHRMQDFARMKECGAEVYHAQQKEKIEILQKLLSEYNDGRRKTLYLLAVNLLEIEDLRHVIKILSEESFEGMKEKAVRAAALLQETAMQRGIELKLRKKPKQKAAG, encoded by the coding sequence ATGAAGGGCTTTGAAAGAGAGGATCAGCTGTTTTCCTTATGTGGTCTGAATTGCGGGTTGTGCAGCATGCAGCTTTCTGGGTATTGCCCCGGATGTGGAGGAGGGCCAGGAAATCAGTCCTGTTCGATTGCAAGGTGTGCTATGGAACAGGAAGCAGTGGTGACCTATTGCTATGAATGTACAAAGTTTCCATGTAAACGCTATGCCGAAGCTGATTTATATGATTCTTTTATCACACACCGGCACCGTATGCAGGATTTTGCTCGTATGAAGGAATGCGGAGCAGAGGTCTATCATGCACAGCAGAAAGAGAAAATAGAAATTTTACAAAAGCTGTTGTCTGAATATAATGACGGAAGAAGGAAAACCTTGTATTTACTGGCGGTAAATCTGTTGGAGATTGAGGATTTAAGGCATGTTATAAAGATTTTATCTGAGGAAAGCTTTGAAGGAATGAAAGAAAAAGCTGTGCGGGCTGCAGCCTTATTACAGGAAACAGCTATGCAGCGGGGCATTGAATTAAAGCTACGTAAAAAACCTAAGCAGAAGGCAGCTGGATAG
- a CDS encoding AT hook domain-containing protein, with amino-acid sequence MKGPGIKDYLEVIENMKLTAQKEGKAFIEVNSKELHAQVSPNHATMPTCCQAIYKLMLEGDEILRRPKGNTGFGSHLTVRFYVEQLEERERMFPNKKRGRPAKSEEEKLAARKAKMKRNTEDLCNLIKSWLGEHGWEYIENKDFIEAHNESQRWVINVQGIKRGRKQTLPVKLSEVLKHIEDTDTHYSIAFNDSVSYRRQWNEIPKAVKNSLNMSVILADKKGNITEL; translated from the coding sequence ATGAAAGGCCCAGGAATTAAAGATTACTTGGAAGTTATTGAAAACATGAAGCTGACTGCACAAAAGGAAGGCAAGGCATTTATAGAAGTAAATTCCAAGGAGCTGCATGCACAAGTGAGTCCGAATCATGCGACCATGCCGACCTGCTGTCAGGCAATTTATAAGCTGATGCTGGAAGGTGATGAAATTTTAAGAAGACCGAAGGGAAATACGGGATTTGGTTCACATCTTACCGTGCGTTTCTATGTGGAACAGCTGGAGGAAAGAGAACGCATGTTCCCAAATAAGAAACGAGGCAGACCGGCAAAGAGTGAAGAGGAAAAGCTGGCAGCCAGAAAAGCAAAAATGAAGAGAAATACAGAGGATTTATGCAATCTTATCAAATCCTGGCTGGGAGAGCATGGCTGGGAATATATTGAGAATAAGGATTTCATTGAAGCACACAACGAGAGCCAGCGCTGGGTGATCAATGTACAGGGTATCAAGCGTGGAAGAAAACAGACATTGCCTGTAAAGCTGAGTGAGGTTTTAAAGCATATCGAGGATACGGATACACATTACAGTATTGCATTTAACGACTCTGTTTCCTATCGCAGACAGTGGAACGAAATTCCGAAAGCAGTAAAAAACAGCCTGAATATGAGTGTGATTCTGGCAGATAAGAAAGGTAATATTACAGAGCTGTAA
- a CDS encoding HNH endonuclease has product MRKMLFKKILSILDAIELQGVSLHDAPLRVYEEIAGEYYAMKLSEIRDLISFLNEKKMLKITPRGIDLNPAATIYAKSNQNSGVEALSIFESFIKDPQIFRYYHEQLRTNPFRDKQYVLEYIDRESLQLMLQTTLFEVVEEKLRFHPRLLKGISDILQEYSDERTPLVSITLTALYTSSIVAHEDMRIDYKNTSYSMIDYRYKDIIRGIIPRKGIPHDRDETKALQVFYKDTLFHEFDHCCPICGINIPHMLIASHIKPFRDCAHIYEAIDHDNGLLLCRNHDYLFDQGYFTFDDKGFIIFSEELLNKKDLDSAYSLHKNYRLADCYLSENRKKFLAYHREFIFRRSR; this is encoded by the coding sequence ATGAGAAAAATGCTGTTTAAGAAAATTCTGAGCATTCTGGACGCCATCGAGCTGCAGGGTGTAAGCTTACACGATGCCCCTCTACGGGTATACGAAGAAATTGCAGGCGAGTATTATGCCATGAAGCTCAGTGAAATCAGAGATTTGATTAGCTTTCTGAATGAAAAGAAAATGTTGAAAATTACACCGCGGGGGATCGACCTGAACCCTGCGGCAACGATCTATGCCAAAAGCAATCAGAATTCCGGTGTGGAAGCCCTGTCTATTTTTGAAAGCTTTATCAAAGATCCTCAGATTTTCAGATACTATCATGAGCAGTTGCGGACAAATCCGTTTCGTGACAAGCAATATGTCCTGGAATATATTGACAGAGAAAGCCTTCAGCTCATGCTGCAGACAACTCTGTTTGAGGTCGTGGAGGAGAAGCTGCGCTTCCATCCGCGGCTGTTGAAAGGGATCTCGGATATCCTGCAGGAATACAGTGATGAAAGAACACCTTTGGTTTCAATCACCTTAACTGCTCTGTATACCTCCAGTATCGTTGCTCATGAAGATATGCGTATTGATTACAAAAATACAAGCTACAGTATGATTGACTATCGTTATAAGGATATCATACGCGGCATCATTCCGAGAAAAGGGATACCTCATGACCGTGACGAAACCAAAGCACTGCAGGTTTTTTATAAGGATACACTGTTTCATGAATTTGATCACTGCTGTCCGATCTGCGGTATCAATATTCCGCATATGCTCATTGCATCACACATAAAGCCGTTTCGTGACTGTGCCCACATTTATGAGGCAATCGATCATGATAACGGATTGCTGCTGTGCAGGAATCATGATTATCTTTTTGATCAGGGGTATTTCACCTTTGATGACAAGGGTTTCATCATATTCAGTGAAGAGCTTCTAAATAAAAAGGATCTGGACAGTGCCTATAGTCTCCATAAGAACTACAGACTTGCAGATTGCTACCTGAGCGAAAACCGCAAAAAATTTCTGGCTTATCACCGTGAATTTATTTTTCGCAGAAGCAGGTAA
- a CDS encoding rhodanese-like domain-containing protein, which translates to MKKIAWFMAIACMMFILPGCANETAMNEHEEGVQENSSAYHKIDAKEAKSMMDKEKVTIVDVRTEQEYKEKHIPNSILVPNETIDEEAKDKLPDKDAVLLVHCRTGIRSKQASDKLVQMGYKHVYDFGGINDWPYDTVSE; encoded by the coding sequence ATGAAAAAAATCGCCTGGTTTATGGCTATTGCCTGTATGATGTTCATTCTGCCGGGATGTGCGAATGAAACAGCAATGAATGAGCATGAGGAAGGTGTACAGGAAAACAGCAGCGCCTATCACAAAATCGATGCAAAAGAGGCAAAAAGCATGATGGATAAGGAAAAGGTGACGATTGTAGATGTAAGAACAGAGCAGGAATATAAGGAAAAGCATATTCCGAATTCTATTCTCGTACCAAATGAAACGATTGATGAGGAAGCAAAGGATAAGCTGCCGGATAAGGATGCTGTTTTACTGGTTCACTGCCGTACAGGTATTCGCAGCAAGCAGGCAAGCGACAAGCTGGTACAGATGGGATATAAGCACGTATACGATTTCGGCGGTATCAATGACTGGCCGTATGATACGGTAAGTGAGTGA
- a CDS encoding transcriptional regulator, whose product MNSEFIIALHALAYLDHRRTKVSSEELAKSICTNPARIRKVMAKLKKAGLLITREGNSGGYELSAPASAIRLSDLAQALQQPFLKSGWRSGTLNTYCMIATGMGSVVDTLEASLNEECLRHLSHITIEDISRQLLVLHKNNNNKEE is encoded by the coding sequence ATGAACAGTGAATTTATCATTGCTCTGCATGCGCTTGCCTATCTGGATCATCGCAGGACGAAGGTATCCAGCGAAGAACTGGCAAAAAGCATTTGTACAAACCCGGCGAGGATACGAAAGGTCATGGCAAAGCTGAAGAAAGCAGGACTGCTGATAACAAGAGAAGGAAACAGCGGCGGCTATGAGCTGAGCGCTCCGGCATCCGCTATACGGCTTTCTGATTTAGCACAGGCTCTGCAGCAGCCATTTCTAAAATCCGGCTGGCGAAGCGGAACACTGAATACCTACTGTATGATAGCGACCGGTATGGGATCTGTAGTGGATACGCTGGAAGCATCGTTGAATGAAGAATGTCTGCGGCACCTTTCTCATATCACCATAGAGGATATAAGCAGACAGCTACTTGTATTGCATAAAAATAATAACAATAAGGAGGAATAA
- a CDS encoding thioredoxin fold domain-containing protein: MALITANTENFEELIKKEGTVVEFWAPWCGYCKRLAPVLKQIANEHPELTLAQVNIDDYEELSDRYDVETIPSLIVFHDGKPSELLIAPQAKSQVVGWLKDQKAAGME; encoded by the coding sequence ATGGCACTAATTACAGCAAACACAGAGAATTTTGAGGAACTGATTAAAAAAGAAGGAACCGTAGTTGAATTCTGGGCACCTTGGTGCGGATATTGTAAACGTCTGGCTCCTGTATTGAAGCAGATTGCAAATGAACATCCAGAGCTGACACTGGCTCAGGTTAATATTGACGATTATGAGGAATTATCTGACCGCTATGACGTGGAAACAATTCCAAGTCTGATTGTATTTCATGACGGAAAGCCGTCCGAGCTTTTGATTGCTCCACAGGCAAAATCACAGGTTGTAGGCTGGCTGAAGGATCAAAAAGCCGCAGGCATGGAATAG
- the trxB gene encoding thioredoxin-disulfide reductase: MNKQRYDTVIIGGGPAGYSAALYCARSALSVLVLEKLSAGGQMATTGIVENYPGFEEGIDGFDLGEKMQQQAERFGAKTGYAVVERAELTSQPKVLHTDEGDILADTVIIATGAYPRELGLPNESSLRGRGVAYCATCDGMMYKDKDVIIVGGGNSAIADALYLEKICKSVTLIHRRDELRASKVYARQLENSTIHFVWNSRVKEILADKKVTGAVIENLKTKETQTINAQGLFVAIGRIPDTAIFQEQLMLNKAGYIVADETTRTNIPGVFAIGDVREKPLRQIVTAVSDGAVASKFVDEFLAGLAQ, from the coding sequence ATGAACAAGCAAAGGTATGATACTGTCATCATCGGCGGTGGACCGGCAGGCTATAGTGCTGCCTTATATTGTGCGAGAAGCGCCTTATCTGTCCTCGTTTTGGAGAAGCTGTCCGCAGGAGGACAGATGGCTACCACAGGTATTGTTGAGAATTACCCGGGCTTTGAGGAAGGCATCGATGGCTTTGATCTGGGAGAAAAGATGCAGCAGCAGGCAGAGCGCTTTGGTGCGAAAACCGGATATGCTGTAGTTGAACGCGCCGAATTAACCAGTCAGCCAAAGGTATTACATACGGATGAAGGCGATATACTGGCAGATACGGTAATTATAGCAACAGGTGCTTATCCAAGAGAGCTTGGACTGCCAAATGAATCCTCTCTGCGCGGACGTGGAGTAGCATATTGTGCAACCTGTGACGGCATGATGTATAAGGATAAGGATGTTATCATTGTCGGTGGTGGAAACAGCGCCATTGCGGATGCTCTGTATCTTGAAAAAATATGTAAAAGCGTTACTCTGATACACCGCCGGGATGAATTACGGGCAAGCAAGGTATATGCAAGACAGTTGGAAAACAGTACGATTCACTTTGTATGGAACAGCCGTGTAAAGGAAATTCTGGCAGATAAAAAAGTAACAGGTGCTGTCATTGAAAATTTAAAGACAAAGGAAACGCAGACAATCAATGCACAGGGCTTGTTTGTGGCAATCGGACGGATACCGGATACCGCAATCTTTCAGGAGCAGCTAATGCTGAACAAGGCAGGCTATATCGTTGCCGATGAAACGACGCGTACAAATATACCCGGTGTATTTGCCATTGGAGATGTAAGGGAAAAACCGCTGCGGCAAATTGTCACTGCAGTAAGTGACGGCGCGGTTGCTTCAAAGTTTGTAGACGAATTCCTTGCAGGATTAGCACAATAA
- a CDS encoding ABC transporter permease subunit — translation MIQELFDFIVQRWDFLLPLIYEHLQISAIAIVFATIVGVSIGILISEKRKASSLTLGIISFLYTIPSISMLGFLIPVTGIGNTSAIIALSIYALLPIIRSTYTGITGVAEDVLEAARGMGSTRSQILWKIKLPLAMPVILSGFKNMVVMTIALAGIASFIGAGGLGVAIYRGITTNNLTMTLAGSLAVAVLAFVFDILMNILESFFTKRKASRKQKRSVAILLLCVLIAGCTSMLAIPSKQDTIHIATKPMTEEFIIGEMLKQLIEDRTDLQVEITKGVGGGTSNIHPAIVKGDFDMYPEYTGTSWSFVLKKKEIPQHDILYKELVKEYKENYNLEWTGLYGFNNTYGIAVTKETAQRYHLKTYADLASVSSRLSFGAEYDYYERDDGYDAMVKANDFHFKKSIDLDIGLKYDALLKGEVDTILVFTTDGRISDPNIVVLQDENNYFEKYYAGTIVREETLSAYPQLRSVLELLNGQISEKEMAEMNNEVETKGRNEADIARDFLVKKHLLEVTQ, via the coding sequence ATGATACAGGAGCTTTTTGATTTTATAGTGCAGCGTTGGGATTTTTTACTTCCGCTGATTTATGAGCATCTGCAGATTTCTGCTATTGCCATTGTATTTGCCACAATTGTCGGCGTCAGCATCGGTATCCTCATTTCAGAGAAACGCAAAGCATCCTCACTGACACTGGGAATTATTAGTTTTCTCTATACGATTCCTTCCATTTCCATGCTTGGCTTTTTAATTCCTGTGACAGGTATCGGTAACACAAGTGCCATTATTGCCCTGAGCATCTATGCACTTCTTCCGATTATCCGAAGTACCTATACCGGTATTACGGGTGTTGCGGAGGATGTTTTGGAAGCAGCACGCGGCATGGGGAGCACACGCTCTCAGATTTTATGGAAAATCAAGCTGCCTCTTGCCATGCCGGTTATTTTATCCGGTTTTAAAAATATGGTTGTCATGACGATTGCTCTGGCCGGTATTGCTTCCTTTATCGGAGCAGGCGGACTTGGTGTTGCGATTTATCGCGGTATCACGACAAACAATCTGACAATGACGCTGGCAGGAAGTCTTGCTGTTGCAGTGCTAGCCTTTGTATTTGATATACTAATGAATATACTGGAAAGCTTTTTCACAAAACGAAAGGCCTCCAGGAAGCAAAAGCGCAGCGTTGCCATCCTGCTTTTGTGCGTTCTGATAGCAGGCTGTACAAGCATGCTTGCTATACCCTCCAAACAGGATACCATACATATTGCCACAAAGCCGATGACAGAGGAATTCATCATTGGTGAGATGCTGAAGCAGTTAATCGAGGATCGTACAGACCTTCAGGTTGAAATAACCAAAGGGGTAGGCGGCGGTACCAGTAACATTCATCCGGCTATCGTAAAGGGTGATTTTGATATGTATCCGGAATATACCGGCACCTCCTGGAGCTTTGTATTAAAGAAAAAGGAAATTCCCCAGCATGATATCTTATATAAAGAGCTGGTAAAAGAATATAAGGAAAACTATAACCTAGAGTGGACAGGACTGTATGGCTTTAACAATACCTATGGAATTGCGGTTACTAAGGAAACAGCACAGCGTTATCATTTGAAAACCTATGCTGATCTGGCAAGTGTATCCAGCCGTTTATCCTTTGGTGCAGAGTATGATTATTACGAGCGTGATGACGGTTATGATGCTATGGTTAAGGCAAATGATTTTCATTTCAAGAAAAGCATTGATCTCGATATCGGTCTGAAATATGATGCCTTGTTAAAAGGAGAAGTTGATACGATTCTGGTATTCACGACGGATGGAAGAATCAGTGATCCAAATATTGTCGTATTACAGGATGAAAACAATTATTTTGAAAAATACTATGCAGGAACAATCGTACGCGAGGAAACCCTGTCCGCATATCCGCAGCTGCGCAGTGTTTTGGAGCTGTTGAACGGTCAAATCAGTGAAAAGGAAATGGCGGAGATGAATAACGAGGTAGAAACAAAGGGTAGAAATGAAGCAGATATAGCACGGGATTTCCTTGTGAAGAAGCATCTTCTGGAGGTGACGCAATGA
- a CDS encoding ATP-binding cassette domain-containing protein → MSSIRMEHVSHSYGEHTVLRDFSMEIQDGEFISVIGGSGSGKTTVLKLINGLLIPDKGEIYVQDKDIRKVDQNELRRKIGYVIQSIGLFPHMTIAENIGYVLSLTKQDSSLIQERVKEMMDIMQLEEQLLNRYPDELSGGQKQRVGIARALASHPKILLMDEPFGAVDEITRHSLQDEILRIYHALHITIFFITHDIREALRLGTRVMIMKDGSIEQFDTPDVVKRQPQTEFVRQLLSYLDE, encoded by the coding sequence ATGAGCAGCATAAGAATGGAGCATGTTTCTCACTCCTATGGTGAGCATACCGTCCTTCGTGATTTCAGCATGGAGATTCAGGATGGAGAATTTATCAGCGTCATCGGTGGAAGCGGAAGCGGTAAGACTACTGTATTAAAGCTGATCAATGGACTTCTGATACCGGATAAAGGTGAAATTTATGTTCAGGATAAGGATATCCGCAAGGTGGATCAGAATGAACTGCGCCGCAAGATCGGTTATGTCATTCAAAGCATCGGCCTGTTTCCTCATATGACAATCGCAGAAAATATCGGCTATGTACTATCCCTTACAAAGCAGGACTCCTCTCTGATTCAGGAACGTGTGAAGGAAATGATGGATATCATGCAGCTGGAGGAACAACTGCTTAACCGATATCCGGATGAATTAAGCGGAGGACAGAAGCAGCGTGTTGGTATTGCCCGTGCACTTGCTTCACATCCTAAAATTCTGTTAATGGATGAGCCGTTTGGTGCGGTGGATGAAATTACCCGTCATTCCCTGCAGGATGAAATTCTCAGAATCTATCACGCATTGCATATCACGATTTTCTTTATCACGCATGACATCCGTGAAGCCCTTCGTCTTGGGACACGCGTCATGATTATGAAGGATGGAAGCATCGAGCAGTTTGATACACCGGATGTTGTAAAAAGACAGCCGCAGACAGAGTTTGTCCGGCAGCTGTTGTCTTATCTGGATGAATAA
- a CDS encoding linear amide C-N hydrolase: MSTKAKKIVKFTGISVVTVLLILVLGLYAMFHNEVSTINSINKLNDYPLYQMEYKGDYGFDSFLETGASNDKELVDFVVKRLLKGLPIEIKIPSLGCSTFSAENENGDRIFGRNFDLTYSPGMMVKTTPDNGYASISMVNLAFLGYGKDKLPDSFTKSITALAAPYAPLDGINEKGLTVGVLLIPTEETNQQTDKVDITTTTAIRMMLDKCATVEEAVTMLKQYDMHSSANSCYHFHIADASGNSVVVEYINNEMKLVEPKDSYQAATNFLLTPGDYDFGKGQDRYETLMTTLKKNKGVISNKEAMNLLKAVSQKEHKTESGRLSSTQWSVVYDTKELSATISMGMDYSKTYKISLNDK, encoded by the coding sequence ATGAGTACGAAGGCAAAAAAGATTGTAAAATTTACTGGAATATCTGTTGTTACAGTTTTGCTTATTCTGGTGCTTGGCCTATATGCCATGTTCCACAATGAAGTATCGACAATAAATTCTATCAATAAACTAAACGACTATCCATTATATCAGATGGAATACAAGGGGGATTACGGCTTTGACAGTTTCCTGGAAACAGGCGCAAGCAATGATAAGGAGCTGGTCGATTTTGTAGTGAAAAGACTATTGAAGGGACTGCCGATTGAAATCAAGATTCCAAGTCTTGGCTGCTCTACCTTCAGTGCAGAAAATGAAAACGGGGATCGTATTTTCGGAAGAAATTTTGATTTGACCTATTCTCCTGGAATGATGGTAAAAACTACACCGGATAACGGATATGCTTCCATATCTATGGTGAATCTGGCATTTCTGGGATATGGTAAGGATAAACTGCCGGATAGCTTTACAAAAAGCATTACAGCCCTGGCTGCACCATATGCACCCTTGGACGGTATCAATGAAAAGGGACTGACAGTCGGTGTGCTTCTGATTCCAACAGAGGAAACCAACCAGCAGACAGACAAGGTGGATATTACTACGACAACAGCAATCCGCATGATGCTGGATAAATGTGCTACTGTGGAAGAAGCGGTTACCATGCTGAAACAGTATGATATGCATTCCAGCGCAAATAGCTGTTATCATTTCCATATTGCAGACGCTAGTGGAAATTCCGTTGTAGTTGAGTATATTAACAATGAAATGAAGCTTGTAGAACCAAAGGACAGCTATCAGGCCGCAACGAACTTTCTGTTAACACCTGGTGATTATGACTTTGGGAAGGGACAGGACCGTTATGAGACATTGATGACAACGTTAAAGAAAAACAAGGGAGTTATATCCAATAAGGAAGCAATGAATTTATTGAAGGCTGTTTCACAGAAGGAGCATAAGACAGAAAGTGGAAGACTGAGCTCTACGCAATGGTCAGTTGTATATGACACAAAAGAGCTGAGTGCGACAATTTCTATGGGAATGGATTATTCCAAAACATATAAAATCAGTTTGAATGATAAATAA
- a CDS encoding AAA family ATPase: MLQTLILLAGYPGTGKSYLAKLLMKRFSGFEMLSPDEIKEEFWDAYGFRNEQEKEELIQKSWMEYYQRMEWKLAQGISLLSDYPFSHKQHDQLQAVCERHHVQIITIRMIADLDVLFERQKKRDLDASRHLGHILKAYHKGIQLKHHEDADNLLDYDEFIQRCTCRGYGTFALGTTMQLDVTDFSIVPYDELMNKIEELLQ; the protein is encoded by the coding sequence ATGTTACAGACACTGATTTTACTTGCCGGCTATCCCGGTACCGGTAAAAGCTATCTGGCAAAGCTGTTAATGAAGCGCTTTAGCGGCTTTGAAATGTTATCCCCGGATGAAATCAAGGAAGAATTTTGGGATGCCTACGGATTTCGCAATGAGCAGGAAAAGGAAGAACTGATTCAAAAGAGCTGGATGGAATATTATCAGCGAATGGAATGGAAGCTAGCACAGGGAATCAGTCTGCTCAGTGATTATCCCTTCAGCCATAAGCAGCATGACCAGCTACAGGCCGTATGTGAACGGCATCATGTGCAGATTATAACGATTCGTATGATTGCTGATCTGGATGTGCTGTTTGAACGTCAGAAAAAAAGGGATTTGGATGCTTCCCGGCATCTCGGGCATATTTTAAAGGCATATCATAAGGGGATTCAGCTAAAACATCATGAGGATGCGGATAATCTGCTGGATTATGATGAATTCATACAGCGCTGTACCTGCAGGGGATATGGAACCTTTGCCTTGGGAACTACCATGCAGCTGGATGTGACAGATTTTTCCATAGTCCCATACGATGAGCTTATGAATAAAATCGAAGAATTATTGCAATAA
- a CDS encoding UTRA domain-containing protein: MGALDFSGRQQLYYQLYNILFQDIISGRYQVGSLIPAESELMKTYQVSRATARKAMEMLANDGLVHKKRGYGTFVISAQPNTSPQRVVRYTRKNRVDHVIAVKRMINQKVMKVPADIAECLQLSDDCEVIRIKRVRYAGEEPFYLEINYFEQSFVPEVMEHDFSKESLRVFLSNAYQIQWSFAKQKIYSILADEEMATLLHIAVGSPLLYIRRVSFDKDNHPRECVCTYYRADTYHLEIELAI; the protein is encoded by the coding sequence ATGGGTGCATTGGATTTCAGCGGCAGACAGCAGCTGTATTATCAGCTGTATAACATTCTGTTTCAGGATATTATCAGCGGAAGGTATCAGGTGGGCTCTCTTATACCGGCAGAGAGTGAACTGATGAAAACTTATCAGGTATCACGGGCGACAGCCAGAAAGGCGATGGAAATGCTTGCCAATGATGGATTGGTTCATAAAAAGCGCGGTTATGGAACCTTTGTCATTTCCGCACAGCCAAATACATCACCGCAGCGTGTCGTCCGTTATACCAGAAAGAACAGAGTGGATCATGTCATCGCAGTGAAGCGGATGATCAATCAAAAGGTTATGAAGGTGCCTGCTGATATCGCGGAGTGTCTACAGCTGTCTGATGATTGTGAGGTTATTCGGATAAAGCGTGTCCGTTATGCAGGAGAGGAGCCGTTTTATCTGGAAATCAATTATTTCGAGCAGTCCTTTGTGCCGGAAGTCATGGAACATGATTTTTCAAAAGAGTCTCTGCGTGTATTTCTTTCCAATGCTTATCAGATACAATGGTCTTTTGCCAAACAGAAAATATATTCCATTTTGGCAGATGAAGAAATGGCTACGTTGCTTCACATAGCTGTCGGCAGTCCTCTGCTTTATATCCGACGTGTATCCTTTGATAAGGATAACCATCCAAGGGAGTGCGTCTGTACGTATTATCGTGCAGATACCTACCATCTGGAGATAGAGCTTGCCATATAA
- a CDS encoding SDR family oxidoreductase: protein MNTERMDGKVIVITGAGSGMGAAMAKDFAARGAGIAILDLDEARGMAVAESIQSANGKAVYKKTDVTDKRAVQKAADEVEQELGNITSWINSAGVSKMVPFLKSSEELWNLTINVNLKATFLCCQVAIEKMLKHKGGTILNMSSLSGKKASAWQTIYCASKFGVQGLTQSIAKEFADQNIRVNSICPGIVYTEMWEKLKYEYAQKKNIDPEEVMPYFKKNIPMHRLVDLQDVINAAVFLLTDNSGYLTGQSINLTGGEWMD, encoded by the coding sequence ATGAATACGGAACGTATGGATGGAAAAGTAATTGTCATTACGGGAGCAGGCAGTGGTATGGGAGCTGCCATGGCGAAGGACTTTGCGGCAAGAGGTGCCGGCATTGCTATTCTTGATCTGGATGAAGCAAGAGGTATGGCAGTCGCAGAGAGCATTCAAAGCGCAAACGGAAAAGCCGTTTATAAAAAAACAGATGTTACAGACAAGCGGGCAGTACAAAAAGCTGCGGATGAGGTAGAACAGGAGCTTGGAAATATCACCTCCTGGATCAACTCCGCAGGCGTGAGCAAAATGGTACCGTTTTTAAAAAGCAGTGAGGAGCTGTGGAATCTGACCATCAATGTCAATCTGAAAGCAACCTTCTTATGCTGTCAGGTCGCAATAGAAAAAATGCTGAAGCACAAAGGAGGAACCATTCTGAATATGTCTTCTCTTTCCGGTAAAAAGGCAAGCGCATGGCAGACGATTTACTGTGCCAGCAAATTTGGTGTACAGGGGCTGACGCAATCCATTGCAAAGGAATTCGCAGACCAAAATATTCGTGTAAATTCCATTTGCCCTGGTATCGTATATACAGAAATGTGGGAAAAGCTGAAATATGAATATGCACAGAAAAAGAATATCGATCCGGAAGAGGTCATGCCGTATTTCAAGAAGAATATTCCTATGCACCGTCTGGTGGATTTACAGGATGTTATCAATGCAGCGGTATTCCTGTTAACGGATAATTCCGGATATCTGACAGGACAATCCATCAATCTTACCGGTGGAGAATGGATGGATTAA